The proteins below are encoded in one region of Chitinophagales bacterium:
- a CDS encoding N-6 DNA methylase → MDQKKIEFIQIFRQKVLLANKELTKKELFKDLLHHLYSGDEEIDKIINLISAGAEYTVLNIPRKDKKHRGSADTLYNRIIIEFENDLKVSLKHAKEQLAGYMLGQFNSGEGYTYTLIASDFINWKVVVPDVSQLEKLQDLQEHELILNEVPTSSFTLTESNAEDFYYWLDRFLFKEEKQRATLKRIEEAFGYRSSTFIESFRQISAVFQDAKKYGEVQVSYEQWRKFLSIAYGSFADTDSAFVIHTYLSVLAKVLAYEVLSNDDYVDDAEMKAILNGSIFHKYNIRNFVDNDFFHWVHKDIYFQKLKKVFRLVAQEISTFDFNKVDEDVLKGVYQDLIDLDTRHALGEYYTPDWLCERVVQEFDFKATDKILDPSCGSGSFLRAAIHRLKELNPEITTEQVNNSIYGIDIHPLSVQIAKTTMLVSLGKEVINAKKPIHINITLANTLLAPEGVKNLFGGEFLMHIDKDKYYLNTQVFEDVRLFDEALEICEELAEQTQGKKIETLPVFSNILKRQYKHGGINDQTTASFYQIYTGLKKVKEAGRDSIWKFIVQNLYKPYFLSEKFDYVIGNPPWFTFSSIKNEEYQNILNALAENYHVKPDKVANFPHLEIAAIFLSYCTSYFLKDKGQLAFVLPRSFFSADHHDNTRSGKAKGFRLTNIWDLLQVQPLFRVPSSVLFAIKADDKKRSLPASGQSGLSFSGNLPAHNCNWETASKKLTEEEVKWFYSKQGNSSAFSNKKVKAQTKINPYKALFKQGATIVPRTFYFIQFTQELPPDFEDRIINIKTSDAVQPDAKVPWKGLDFSGKIESQFIFRTALSKSILPFALYKPDLIVLPITIELNKNNQKQIKLHSANELMKQGYLNASKWFQNTENVWKVHRTEKNQVISSEDYLNWQNKLTEQNLMNQFVVLYNTSGKDANSVVVDRKNLDFEFLIDHKNYLFTTSLKEEAYYLSSFLNSSIPNEMMKDFQSKGLFGARDVHKKILDIYYPKYDDTNEVHQKLAALSQTAHAKASQYLKDNVPKQELSAIHLGRIRTDIKKHLSEEMKAIDKLVKKVIQ, encoded by the coding sequence GTGGACCAGAAAAAAATAGAATTTATTCAAATTTTTCGCCAAAAAGTTCTTCTCGCTAACAAAGAACTCACAAAAAAAGAATTGTTTAAGGATCTTCTGCACCATTTATACTCGGGTGATGAAGAAATTGACAAAATAATTAATTTAATAAGTGCCGGTGCAGAATACACCGTTCTGAATATTCCAAGAAAAGATAAAAAGCATCGTGGCAGCGCAGACACCTTATACAACCGCATCATTATTGAGTTTGAGAATGATTTAAAAGTTTCTTTAAAACACGCTAAGGAACAGTTAGCCGGTTATATGTTAGGGCAGTTCAATAGTGGTGAAGGATATACTTATACATTGATTGCTTCTGATTTTATTAACTGGAAAGTGGTAGTGCCTGATGTAAGCCAGTTAGAAAAACTGCAAGACCTTCAGGAACATGAACTGATACTAAATGAGGTTCCTACTTCTTCATTTACACTTACGGAAAGCAATGCAGAAGATTTTTATTATTGGCTCGACCGTTTTCTTTTCAAAGAAGAAAAGCAAAGAGCAACATTAAAAAGAATTGAAGAAGCCTTTGGCTACCGCAGTTCAACTTTCATAGAAAGTTTTCGCCAAATATCTGCCGTGTTTCAGGATGCAAAAAAGTATGGTGAAGTACAGGTAAGCTATGAGCAATGGAGAAAGTTTTTGAGCATTGCTTATGGTTCATTTGCTGATACTGACAGCGCTTTTGTTATACATACCTATTTAAGCGTATTGGCAAAAGTTTTAGCGTATGAAGTATTAAGCAATGATGATTATGTGGACGATGCAGAAATGAAAGCCATTTTAAACGGCAGCATTTTTCATAAATACAACATCCGCAATTTCGTTGACAATGATTTTTTCCATTGGGTTCATAAAGACATTTACTTTCAAAAATTAAAAAAAGTCTTTCGCCTGGTGGCGCAGGAAATTTCAACTTTTGACTTTAATAAAGTTGATGAAGACGTTTTAAAAGGAGTTTACCAGGACCTTATTGATTTAGATACACGCCATGCTTTAGGTGAATATTATACACCGGATTGGCTTTGCGAAAGAGTAGTGCAGGAATTTGATTTTAAAGCAACAGATAAAATTTTAGATCCCAGTTGCGGTAGCGGTTCATTTCTCCGGGCTGCTATCCATCGTTTAAAAGAACTTAATCCCGAAATAACAACAGAGCAGGTAAACAACAGCATCTACGGAATAGACATACACCCTTTGAGTGTGCAAATTGCTAAAACAACTATGCTGGTAAGTTTAGGAAAAGAAGTTATTAATGCAAAGAAGCCCATTCATATCAACATCACGTTAGCTAATACTTTATTAGCTCCTGAAGGTGTAAAGAATTTATTTGGTGGTGAGTTTTTAATGCACATTGATAAAGACAAATATTACCTGAATACACAGGTGTTTGAAGATGTACGTTTGTTTGATGAAGCCTTAGAAATTTGCGAAGAATTAGCCGAACAAACACAGGGAAAGAAAATAGAAACCTTACCGGTATTTAGCAACATTTTAAAAAGGCAGTACAAGCACGGTGGTATTAACGACCAAACCACTGCAAGTTTTTACCAGATTTACACAGGCTTAAAAAAAGTAAAAGAAGCCGGCAGAGATAGCATCTGGAAGTTCATTGTACAGAATTTATACAAGCCTTATTTCCTTAGCGAAAAGTTTGATTATGTTATTGGCAATCCGCCTTGGTTTACTTTCAGCAGTATTAAGAATGAAGAATACCAAAATATCCTGAATGCTTTGGCAGAAAATTACCATGTAAAACCAGATAAGGTTGCCAACTTTCCCCACCTTGAAATTGCCGCAATTTTTCTTTCTTATTGCACCAGTTATTTTTTAAAAGATAAAGGACAATTAGCCTTTGTACTGCCAAGAAGTTTTTTTAGTGCAGACCATCATGATAACACAAGAAGCGGAAAAGCAAAGGGCTTTCGCTTAACCAATATTTGGGATCTGCTACAGGTACAACCTTTGTTCCGTGTGCCTTCATCAGTTTTATTTGCAATAAAAGCAGATGATAAAAAAAGAAGCCTTCCTGCTTCAGGGCAAAGTGGGCTTTCTTTTAGTGGCAACCTGCCTGCACATAACTGTAATTGGGAAACAGCTTCTAAGAAATTGACAGAAGAAGAAGTAAAATGGTTTTACAGTAAGCAGGGAAATTCATCTGCATTCTCCAATAAGAAAGTTAAAGCCCAAACAAAAATAAATCCATACAAAGCATTATTTAAACAAGGCGCTACGATTGTTCCAAGAACTTTTTATTTCATCCAGTTTACACAGGAATTGCCGCCCGACTTTGAGGACAGGATTATTAATATTAAAACTTCAGATGCTGTACAACCTGATGCAAAAGTGCCGTGGAAAGGCTTAGATTTTTCAGGCAAAATTGAAAGCCAATTTATATTTAGAACTGCGTTGTCAAAAAGCATTTTGCCTTTTGCATTATACAAACCTGATTTGATTGTTCTTCCTATAACCATTGAGCTTAACAAGAATAATCAAAAGCAAATCAAATTACATTCTGCTAATGAATTAATGAAACAAGGTTATTTAAATGCCTCCAAGTGGTTTCAAAATACAGAGAATGTTTGGAAGGTTCATAGAACTGAAAAAAATCAGGTAATCAGCAGTGAAGATTATTTGAATTGGCAGAATAAACTTACTGAACAAAATTTGATGAACCAATTTGTTGTACTCTATAATACATCTGGTAAAGATGCAAATTCAGTTGTGGTTGACAGAAAGAATTTAGATTTTGAATTTTTGATAGACCACAAAAACTACCTCTTTACAACATCTTTAAAAGAGGAGGCTTACTATCTGTCCTCTTTTTTAAATTCAAGTATTCCGAATGAAATGATGAAAGACTTTCAGTCAAAAGGTTTGTTTGGTGCAAGAGATGTACACAAAAAAATTCTTGACATCTATTATCCAAAATATGATGATACAAATGAAGTGCATCAAAAATTAGCCGCACTTAGCCAAACAGCCCACGCTAAAGCATCACAATATTTAAAAGACAATGTTCCCAAACAGGAGCTTTCTGCCATACACTTAGGCAGGATAAGAACAGATATTAAAAAACATCTTTCAGAAGAAATGAAAGCAATTGATAAGTTGGTTAAAAAAGTGATTCAATAA
- a CDS encoding T9SS type A sorting domain-containing protein produces the protein MPKHDINESIISVYPNPTDKEFTIVIPETYSLIEVCSMTGTVLDVLTASENQFVFGKNYAPGIYLLKTVLSNGQKDVIKLIKI, from the coding sequence ATGCCCAAACACGACATTAATGAAAGTATCATCTCAGTTTATCCAAACCCAACAGATAAAGAATTTACGATAGTTATTCCGGAAACATATTCTCTTATTGAAGTATGTAGTATGACAGGTACTGTCCTAGATGTTTTAACTGCTTCTGAAAATCAATTTGTTTTTGGAAAAAACTATGCTCCGGGAATTTATCTTCTTAAGACTGTCTTATCTAATGGTCAAAAAGACGTTATAAAACTAATTAAAATATAA
- a CDS encoding TatD family hydrolase, with the protein MDFIDTHTHLYLPEFDHDRDEMVQRAIDSGVQKFFLPNIDSSTIQSLFALAAENPDRFFPMVGLHPCSVKENWSTEILIIKETLFKLNQSAIYGIGETGLDYYWDKIFIEEQQENFQLHIDWAMQLDLPVIIHSRDALNDCISIIQKNRNEKLRGIFHCFSGNVEQAQQITDIGFYIGIGGVLTFKNSGLDKVAEQIDLKHIVLETDAPYLAPVPFRGKRNESSYITRIAEKMASIKSSTVESIAEITTANARKLFKI; encoded by the coding sequence ATGGACTTCATCGATACACATACGCATCTCTATCTTCCTGAATTTGACCATGATCGGGATGAGATGGTACAGCGGGCAATAGACTCGGGGGTACAAAAATTTTTCCTTCCAAATATTGATAGCTCCACTATTCAATCATTATTCGCTCTTGCAGCAGAAAACCCGGATCGTTTTTTCCCCATGGTAGGATTACACCCCTGTTCTGTGAAAGAGAACTGGAGTACAGAAATTTTAATAATTAAAGAAACCTTATTTAAACTTAATCAATCAGCTATTTACGGAATTGGCGAGACAGGCCTGGACTATTATTGGGATAAGATTTTTATTGAGGAACAACAGGAAAATTTTCAGTTACATATCGATTGGGCAATGCAGCTTGATCTTCCTGTCATAATTCACAGTCGTGATGCATTAAATGATTGTATTTCAATTATTCAGAAAAACAGGAATGAAAAGCTTAGAGGAATTTTTCATTGTTTTTCAGGAAATGTGGAACAGGCACAGCAAATTACAGATATTGGTTTTTATATAGGAATCGGGGGAGTACTGACATTTAAAAACTCCGGCCTGGATAAGGTGGCGGAGCAGATTGATTTAAAACACATTGTATTGGAAACAGATGCTCCCTATTTGGCTCCTGTGCCATTCAGGGGAAAGCGTAATGAGAGCAGTTACATTACCAGGATAGCTGAAAAAATGGCAAGCATTAAAAGTAGTACCGTTGAGAGCATTGCTGAAATCACCACGGCAAACGCCCGAAAACTTTTTAAAATATAA
- a CDS encoding T9SS type A sorting domain-containing protein, translated as MKAILFFYGVFCFISFTSTAQVNPAIKWQNTLGSPGSDIAHSIQQTRDGGFIVAGNASHNGGGVMGAHGLDDYWIVKLNKNGKAEWGKCYGGTSYDVPWCVRQTPDNGFIVAGFSSSMDGDVTGHHPVIYEESEDIWILKIDSAGNIQWEKCYGGSRTDAPHSIEITNDGGYIVVGYTSSTDGDVTNYHGGPYDAWVFKIDSYGKILWQRTYGGSASEYPNSIIPLSNGEYIFGCVSYSKDGDVTGHHGSTLFGDAWAVDIDGEGNIIWEKSYGGSGSEGISSIIQSNDGNFVFVGTGSSTDGDVTGNHGASDYWAVKINDVGQLLNENSFGGSETDGPSSIKPTYDGGFVIAGQSESHDGQVTGNHSDPGYFDYWIVKLDSNLSLSGEISMGGSLDEVANDIVVTQTNKYIVAGFAESDNGDVIGLHNASGNNYEDYWIVCLRKNVFETNAVAYRELNEYEEIQVPLTLSPNLTTGTFQITLKAPGNADQLVDIELLNTAGQLVLRRQSAMVDGTLRTEIQLNASLPEGIYFVKARINNREFPGKVLLTRKQ; from the coding sequence ATGAAAGCAATCCTCTTTTTTTACGGCGTATTTTGTTTTATTTCATTTACTTCTACGGCCCAGGTTAATCCGGCTATTAAATGGCAAAACACATTAGGTAGCCCGGGCTCCGACATAGCTCATTCTATTCAGCAAACCAGAGACGGTGGGTTTATAGTAGCAGGCAATGCTAGTCATAATGGCGGCGGAGTAATGGGAGCCCATGGCTTGGATGATTATTGGATTGTTAAACTCAACAAGAATGGGAAGGCAGAATGGGGAAAGTGTTATGGAGGGACAAGTTACGATGTACCGTGGTGCGTTAGACAAACCCCGGATAATGGGTTTATAGTGGCAGGGTTTTCAAGTTCAATGGATGGCGATGTAACCGGACATCACCCTGTTATATATGAAGAATCAGAGGACATCTGGATCTTAAAAATTGATTCAGCAGGGAACATTCAATGGGAAAAATGCTATGGTGGCTCCCGTACTGATGCTCCTCACAGTATCGAAATCACTAATGATGGCGGATATATTGTTGTTGGTTACACGTCATCAACCGATGGAGATGTAACTAACTACCATGGAGGCCCATATGATGCGTGGGTTTTTAAAATAGATAGTTACGGAAAGATTTTATGGCAAAGAACATACGGTGGTAGTGCTTCTGAATATCCAAATTCAATTATTCCTTTGAGTAATGGAGAATATATTTTTGGGTGTGTATCGTATTCTAAGGACGGAGATGTAACTGGACATCATGGTTCAACTCTATTTGGTGATGCATGGGCGGTCGATATTGACGGTGAAGGGAATATCATTTGGGAAAAGTCATATGGAGGCAGTGGGTCAGAAGGAATAAGTTCGATTATTCAGAGTAATGATGGAAATTTTGTTTTTGTAGGTACGGGTTCAAGCACCGATGGAGATGTAACGGGTAATCATGGAGCTAGCGATTATTGGGCTGTTAAAATTAACGACGTCGGCCAACTGCTGAATGAAAATTCATTTGGTGGCAGTGAGACTGATGGTCCAAGCTCCATCAAACCTACTTACGATGGTGGTTTTGTGATAGCAGGACAGAGCGAATCTCATGATGGACAAGTAACAGGCAACCATAGTGATCCTGGATATTTTGACTATTGGATTGTGAAATTAGATTCAAATTTATCTCTATCAGGGGAAATCTCCATGGGTGGATCACTCGATGAAGTTGCTAATGACATCGTAGTAACGCAAACGAACAAGTATATAGTAGCGGGTTTTGCAGAGTCAGATAACGGAGACGTTATCGGTTTACATAATGCATCGGGTAACAACTATGAAGATTATTGGATCGTATGCTTAAGAAAAAATGTTTTTGAAACTAACGCAGTAGCTTATCGTGAATTAAATGAATATGAAGAAATACAAGTTCCCTTAACTCTTTCGCCTAACTTAACCACTGGAACATTTCAAATAACCTTAAAAGCTCCTGGCAATGCTGATCAGTTGGTTGATATTGAATTACTGAATACTGCAGGTCAATTGGTTTTAAGAAGGCAGTCAGCAATGGTAGATGGAACGCTTCGAACCGAAATACAGCTTAATGCTTCTTTACCGGAGGGAATATATTTTGTAAAAGCCCGCATAAATAACCGAGAATTCCCAGGTAAAGTGTTGCTGACAAGGAAGCAATAG
- a CDS encoding helix-turn-helix domain-containing protein, with translation MPVQVVTTDDLVSFREELLHDLKEFLSAQPKHRKWLKSEDVREMLNISPGTLQTLRINRTLPFSKVGGTIFYEYDDVIKVLNENKRTAEK, from the coding sequence ATGCCGGTCCAAGTTGTAACTACAGACGATCTAGTTTCTTTCAGAGAGGAATTACTTCATGACCTGAAAGAGTTTCTAAGTGCCCAGCCAAAGCACCGCAAATGGTTGAAATCTGAAGATGTGCGTGAGATGCTCAATATTTCACCGGGAACACTTCAGACCCTTCGCATCAACCGCACTTTACCTTTTAGCAAAGTAGGAGGTACCATTTTCTATGAATATGATGATGTAATAAAGGTATTAAATGAAAACAAACGCACTGCTGAAAAATGA
- a CDS encoding phage integrase SAM-like domain-containing protein: MVKNKTLGLLFYLRKDKLNRNGLAPIYLRLIVDGQRSNLSTNRSISPDRWNDEADKARGSNEESKSLNQYLESFKSKVYEHHRDLLEKGKTITAETLHNAILGVGDKRYELVEVFKQHNKEMKQKVGKDFALGTMERYETTLQHIEQFLKSKYKRSDIPLFELNFKFVTDLEHYFKTRSQLQPQFHAEVYP; the protein is encoded by the coding sequence ATGGTAAAAAATAAAACGCTAGGCTTACTATTCTACCTAAGAAAAGATAAACTCAATAGAAATGGTCTGGCGCCCATCTATTTGCGTCTCATAGTTGACGGACAGCGTTCCAACCTCTCCACCAACCGCTCTATTTCACCCGATAGGTGGAACGATGAAGCCGATAAAGCAAGGGGATCGAATGAAGAGAGCAAAAGCCTCAACCAATACCTGGAAAGCTTTAAAAGCAAAGTCTATGAGCATCATAGGGATCTTTTAGAGAAGGGCAAGACTATCACTGCAGAAACCCTTCATAATGCCATTTTGGGTGTAGGTGACAAGCGATATGAGCTGGTTGAGGTCTTCAAACAGCATAATAAGGAAATGAAACAAAAGGTGGGTAAGGATTTTGCGCTGGGGACGATGGAGCGGTACGAGACCACCCTGCAGCATATAGAGCAATTCCTGAAGTCAAAATACAAACGAAGCGATATTCCGCTCTTTGAACTAAACTTCAAGTTTGTAACCGACCTTGAGCACTATTTTAAAACCCGTTCGCAATTGCAACCACAATTCCACGCTGAAGTATATCCATAA
- a CDS encoding DUF3987 domain-containing protein, with product MAEWANKYPVVSIFKNVTDFQASEEYPILDTVYQINNGTHRKLIEPLRQLVAEGNTDAYNTAKKRLPSFAPCGIFDGARKADRLKAYSGFVVLDLDKLSSEQVYQIKEKITTSPFTFSCFSSPSGSGLKILIEVNSRQEHHEQAYRQTADYFEQYTGICFDRSGKDITRLCFMSYDPQAYLNVTNEKFPVIIADKVQSHKQRPGKPIVAPTEDEKFVLSFENQISFTDQKSDYGTHNRNNYIYLLASNCNRAGIPEEATLQLCLQRFDLDGKEITASVRSAYHHHIAEFAKFAKFAKSQSEASEDHLKNTPIIPEELYSLMPKIIYEGAKVFQGPRERDVFLTGALSILSGCLPGIKGVYDGQEVFPNLFSFAIAPAASGKGALKFAKMLADVYHTNVVRTSKEAEQQYNKELAEYKAWQQAWKKSHPTVEEPPEKPAFKVIFIPANTSYAKILSHLEQNEGFGIICETEADTMGNVFKQDWGGYSDMLRKAFHHERISSSRKINNEYIEVNDPRLSVALTGTPGQVIGLITSSEDGLFSRFLFYAFKVDQKWKDVSPRAYHVNLTEHFKQLSEQVYGVVQFLLNEETWIDLSDDQWQLLNEKCSLWLNEVVVFTAEEAASIVKRMGLVIYRIAMLFTALRKMENAESTERIICSDNDFRVALGLAKIYIDHSLLMFNNLPKQTEQIHFKGGDVKRKFFDSLPQEFKRDEAIAIASKFNIPERTVGDWLRKMQGPYLSQPKTGYYKKI from the coding sequence ATGGCAGAATGGGCAAACAAATATCCCGTTGTCTCTATATTTAAAAATGTAACTGATTTTCAGGCAAGTGAAGAATATCCAATTCTTGATACAGTTTATCAGATAAACAATGGTACTCACCGTAAGTTAATCGAGCCGCTTCGGCAGCTCGTAGCAGAAGGCAATACAGATGCTTACAACACAGCAAAAAAAAGATTGCCCTCATTCGCTCCTTGCGGCATTTTTGATGGGGCACGTAAAGCGGATAGGCTGAAAGCCTATTCTGGCTTTGTGGTGCTTGACCTTGACAAGCTTTCATCTGAACAAGTTTATCAGATAAAGGAAAAAATAACGACTTCACCATTTACATTTAGCTGCTTTAGCAGCCCAAGCGGGAGTGGGTTAAAGATCCTTATTGAAGTAAACAGCCGGCAGGAGCACCATGAGCAGGCTTACAGGCAGACTGCCGACTATTTCGAGCAGTACACAGGCATATGCTTCGACCGTTCGGGAAAGGACATTACAAGGCTTTGCTTTATGTCTTACGATCCACAAGCTTACCTAAATGTTACCAACGAAAAATTTCCTGTTATTATAGCTGACAAAGTACAAAGTCACAAACAAAGGCCTGGAAAGCCAATTGTTGCCCCTACTGAAGATGAGAAGTTTGTATTATCCTTTGAAAATCAAATCAGTTTTACCGATCAAAAATCAGATTATGGAACTCACAATCGAAACAATTACATATATCTGCTGGCATCTAACTGTAACCGAGCCGGTATTCCGGAAGAGGCCACTTTGCAACTCTGTTTGCAAAGATTTGATCTCGATGGTAAAGAAATAACTGCCTCTGTTCGTAGTGCATATCACCACCACATTGCAGAGTTTGCAAAGTTTGCAAAGTTTGCAAAGTCGCAAAGTGAAGCTTCAGAGGATCACCTGAAAAACACACCAATAATTCCCGAAGAACTTTATTCTTTAATGCCAAAAATTATTTATGAAGGTGCAAAAGTTTTTCAAGGTCCACGTGAACGCGATGTTTTTCTTACCGGAGCATTATCCATTCTTAGTGGTTGTTTGCCTGGTATTAAGGGAGTTTATGATGGGCAGGAAGTGTTTCCAAATCTCTTCTCATTTGCTATAGCACCTGCGGCAAGTGGTAAGGGCGCCCTAAAATTTGCAAAAATGTTGGCTGACGTATATCATACAAATGTGGTAAGAACGAGTAAGGAAGCAGAGCAACAGTACAATAAAGAGCTTGCAGAATACAAAGCATGGCAGCAGGCATGGAAGAAGTCACATCCTACGGTTGAAGAACCGCCTGAGAAGCCAGCATTCAAGGTCATTTTTATCCCGGCTAACACAAGTTATGCAAAAATTCTCTCACACCTGGAGCAAAACGAAGGTTTTGGAATCATCTGTGAGACCGAAGCAGACACAATGGGAAATGTGTTCAAACAGGATTGGGGTGGTTATTCTGATATGTTGCGCAAAGCATTTCACCATGAGCGTATTTCCAGTTCTCGAAAAATTAATAATGAATATATTGAAGTAAATGATCCACGCCTTTCTGTGGCATTGACCGGAACACCCGGACAAGTCATTGGTCTTATTACATCATCGGAAGATGGTCTATTCAGCCGCTTTCTTTTTTATGCCTTTAAAGTTGACCAGAAATGGAAAGACGTTTCACCTCGTGCCTACCATGTGAATTTAACAGAACACTTCAAACAACTTTCTGAACAAGTATATGGTGTTGTCCAGTTTCTTTTAAATGAGGAAACCTGGATTGATCTATCGGATGACCAATGGCAGCTTTTAAATGAAAAATGTTCTTTATGGCTCAATGAAGTGGTTGTGTTTACTGCGGAAGAAGCAGCAAGCATTGTAAAGCGCATGGGATTGGTTATCTACCGCATTGCAATGCTCTTTACAGCGTTGCGAAAAATGGAAAATGCAGAGTCAACAGAAAGAATCATTTGCAGCGATAATGATTTCAGAGTCGCACTTGGCTTAGCGAAAATTTACATTGATCACTCTCTCCTGATGTTCAATAACCTTCCGAAGCAAACTGAACAAATTCATTTTAAGGGCGGTGATGTAAAAAGAAAATTTTTTGATTCCTTACCTCAAGAATTTAAAAGAGATGAGGCAATAGCTATTGCAAGCAAATTTAACATCCCTGAACGCACCGTGGGTGATTGGTTGCGAAAGATGCAGGGCCCATATCTTAGCCAGCCAAAAACCGGTTATTATAAGAAAATATAA
- a CDS encoding SLATT domain-containing protein has protein sequence MQNSTDKLKRIKVDSLYGKKKHFNAADRFKKYHYKIGIPLIAINILTGSILFYVLTDGATNWIKYVPLVLALIAALLSGFQTYLNLPQKVEGHRRVGNRYLSVMKKCDRLQGYIADNLITLEVMIQRLEEIATEADDINKEAEAFPTNENDYNVAQKGIKDGEENYTDNELNL, from the coding sequence ATGCAAAATTCTACAGATAAATTGAAGCGCATTAAAGTGGACTCTTTGTATGGAAAAAAGAAGCATTTTAATGCTGCAGATCGATTCAAGAAATATCATTATAAGATTGGCATACCTCTCATTGCAATTAATATTTTGACAGGCTCAATTTTATTCTATGTGTTAACTGACGGGGCAACTAATTGGATAAAATACGTACCGCTTGTTTTAGCATTAATCGCAGCTTTATTAAGTGGTTTTCAAACCTACTTAAACTTACCTCAAAAAGTAGAAGGTCATAGACGAGTAGGTAATCGTTATTTGTCTGTCATGAAAAAATGCGATAGGCTGCAAGGTTATATTGCAGACAACTTAATCACTTTGGAAGTAATGATACAGCGGCTAGAAGAAATCGCTACTGAAGCAGATGATATAAATAAAGAAGCAGAAGCTTTTCCAACAAATGAAAACGATTATAATGTTGCCCAAAAAGGAATAAAAGATGGTGAAGAAAATTATACTGACAATGAATTAAATCTCTGA
- a CDS encoding tyrosine-type recombinase/integrase → MSTILKPVRNCNHNSTLKYIHNVRKIINIAVANDWLIKDPFLKYKSKLEDTKFIYLTIEELERIKNKPIRIPRLDLVRDLFVFSCYTGLAYADLKKLTSNQVVIGIDGEKWIQEYRKKSDIRFSIPLLPEALEIIEKYKNDPQAVYKGKLLPVISNQRLNGYLKELADICEIEKNLTSHVARKTFGTTVLLNNDVPIESVSKMLGHADIRTTQKSYAKVLDKKVSDDMGKLKEKIYGQKPEIKMLVSA, encoded by the coding sequence TTGAGCACTATTTTAAAACCCGTTCGCAATTGCAACCACAATTCCACGCTGAAGTATATCCATAATGTAAGGAAGATCATCAATATAGCAGTAGCCAATGACTGGCTTATAAAGGATCCTTTTTTAAAGTACAAATCCAAGCTCGAGGATACAAAGTTCATTTACCTCACTATAGAAGAATTGGAGCGTATCAAAAACAAACCAATTAGAATTCCAAGGCTTGATTTGGTCCGTGATCTTTTCGTTTTCAGCTGTTACACGGGCCTGGCATACGCCGATTTAAAAAAATTGACCTCCAATCAAGTGGTCATTGGTATTGATGGCGAAAAATGGATACAGGAATACAGGAAAAAATCTGATATCAGATTCAGCATTCCCTTACTGCCGGAAGCACTCGAAATCATTGAAAAGTATAAGAATGACCCCCAGGCCGTTTACAAAGGCAAGCTTTTGCCGGTAATCAGTAACCAGAGGCTGAATGGTTATCTTAAAGAACTGGCAGACATATGCGAGATTGAAAAGAACCTTACATCACACGTGGCCCGCAAGACATTCGGAACCACGGTACTTCTCAATAACGATGTGCCCATAGAATCGGTGAGCAAGATGCTTGGTCATGCCGATATCCGTACCACTCAGAAAAGTTATGCAAAGGTTCTAGACAAAAAGGTGAGCGACGATATGGGAAAGCTCAAAGAGAAAATTTATGGCCAAAAGCCTGAAATCAAAATGCTTGTCAGCGCATGA